The DNA sequence CTTGCCCTGGATATAGCGCCCCATGCGCGGTCCGAGGACGAGTACGGCCGGCAGGGCGATCCAGCCCCCGATGGAGTGCACCACCACCGATCCGGCGTAATCATGGAACTCGGCACCGCCGATGCCCTTAAAAATCCCTTGCAGCAGGGAACTGTTTTTGCCCCAGATGAGCGATTCGAACAGCGGGTAGGAAAGCCCGGCGAAGACCGCGCCGGCGAAGACCTGGGGCCAGAACTTGGCCCGTTCGGCAATGCCGCCGGAGATGATGGCCGGGATGCAGGCGGCGAAACAGAGCAGGAAGAAGTAATGCACCAGGTCATACCCCTGGGTCTTGCCCAGCAACTCTTCGGCCGGCTTCAGAAAGGAGATGCCGTAGGCGACCGGAAAACCGACCACGAAATAGACGATCGTGGAAACCGACCAGTCGGTGAGAATCTTGACAAAGGCGTTGACCTGGTTCTTTTTGCGCACCGAGCCCACCTCAAGGAAAGCAAACCCGGCATGCATGGCAAAGACCATCACCGCCCCCAACATCAGAAAAAGCACATCTCCGCTACTCTTCAAGCCAGTCACCGTTGACATGGTCTCCATGCTCGACTACCCCCATTGGTATTCGTGAAATATGCCCGCCGTTGGGCAAACTGTGTGGCGCATGCAAAATAGCGTCCATGTCGTTTTACATCGTAACATACCGTAATAATTAAATTCATACACACACGCACCTCAGCTTAATGCCTATTTAATAGGCTTATGCATAATATTTATGCAACCATCAGCCAAACGATGGGCTTTTCATTCCGGGCATAAGCCGGTACTATTGCGGCATGAGCCTTGAGGACAAAATACGGCAGCTGCCCACCTCGCCCGGCGTGTACCTGATGCGCGACGGGAAGGGCGTGATCATCTACGTGGGCAAGGCCCGCAACCTGCGCCAGCGGGTACGCACCTATTTCGGCGCAACCGGCGACGGCCGCTACCACGTCAGGTTTCTGGTGGCCAAGGTGGCCGACATCGAGGTGATGCTCACCGACACCGAAAAAGAGGCGCTGCTCCTGGAGAACACCCTCATCAAGCAGCACCACCCCCGCTACAACCTGGACCTGAAGGACGACAAGACCTACTTCTCCCTGCGCCTCGACCCGCGGGAGGAATTCCCCCGCTTCAGTATCGTGCGCAAGGTGCCCCGCGACGGCGCCCGCTATTTCGGCCCCTATGCATCGGCCTCGGCGGCGCGGGAGGTGCTGCGCCAGATCACCCGCATGTTTCCGCTGCGCCATTACCCGCTCAAGACCTGCATGGCCCGCAAGCGCCCCTGCCTCTATCATCAGATCGGCCAGTGCAGCGCCCCCTGCCACGGCCTGATCTCCGTGGCCGACTATGCCGCCCTCGTGGAGGGTGCCGCCCTGTTCCTGGAGGGGAAGGGCAAACAGCTGGTGGCGGAATTCAAGCGGCGCATGGCCGAGGCGGCCGAGGCGCTGCGTTACGAGGAGGCGGCCCGCTGGCGCAACCTGCTCCGCTCCATCGAGGTCACGGTGGAAAAACAGAAGGTGGTCGTACGGGGGGGCGGGGACAGCGACGTTGTGGGGTATTTCCGCGACGGGACCCGACTGGAGGTGGCGCTCCTGTTCATCCGGGGCGGGCTGCTGAGCGGCAGCCGCCTGTTCAGCCTGACCTGGGAGTTGGACGATGCCGAGGGGCTATCGTCGTTCCTGCACCAGTTCTATGGCGGCGAGACGTTCATCCCCGAAGAGATTCTGCTGCCGCTGGCGATCGAGGAGGCCGGGACGCTCGCCGAACTGCTGGGCGAGACCAAGGGGAAAAAGGTCGCCATCGCCCATCCCCAGCGGGGCCTCAAACGGGAGTTGGTGGAACTGGCCGGCAAGAATGCCGCGGCCGCCCTGCGCGAACGGGACGAGGCCGCCGCGTCGGCCGAGGCGGTGCTGGAGGAGTTGCGGCAACGCTTGCACCTGGCGCGCCTCCCCCACCGGATCGAGTGTTACGACATCTCCACCATCCAGGGACGCCACTCCGTGGGGAGCGGCGTCGCCTTCACCGACGCCAGGCCGGACAAGGCCCATTACCGCCGCTACCGCATCCGCGACGTGCAGGGGCAGGACGATTTCGCCATGCTGGCCGAGGTCTTTTCCCGCCGGTTCCGCGAGGAGAAGGTGGCGGAGGCGGGGCTCCCGGACCTGGTGGTGGTCGACGGCGGCATCGGCCAATTGAACGCGGCCCAGGAGATCGTCGCCGGCCTGGGGCTGACCGGGCGCTTCGACCTGGTATCCCTGGCCAAGAGCCGCACGGCCCGGGACGCGGCATCGGCCACCATCGAGAAGAGCGACGAGCGGGTCTTCCTGCCGGGACGCAAGAACCCGGTGGTGCTGCGCCAGAACTCGGCCCCGCTGCTGCTCCTGGCGGCCATCCGCGACGAGGCCCACCGCTTTGCCATCGGCTACCACCGCACCCTGCGCGGCAAGGAGGGGCTCGCCTCGGGCGTCGAACAGATCCCCGGCATCGGCGCCAAGCGGCGCACCGCCCTGCTCAGGCACTTCGGCAGCCTGCAACGGCTGAAGGAGGCAAGCGTGGCGGAGATCGCCGCGGTGGCGGGGATGAACCCCACCATCGCCGCAACGGTCTTTGCGGGGCTGCACGGGGAGGAGGCCGCCCATGACTGACACGCCCCCCTTCAACCTCCTCACCATCCTCGGCCCCACCGCCTCGGGCAAAACCCGCCTGGCCGTGGCCCTGGCCGGGGAGATGAACGGCGAGATCATCTCGGCCGATTCGCGCCAGGTGTTCCGCGGCATGGATATCGGCTCCGGCAAGGACCTGCACGAGTACGGCGCGATCCCCTTTCACCTGATCGACATCCTGGACGCCGGAGAGGAGTTCAGCGTCTTCGCCTTCCAGCGCCTCTTTATCGAGGCGTTCGAGTCGATCGCGGCCCGCGGCCGCCTGCCGCTTCTGTGCGGCGGCACCGGCATGTACCTGGACGCGGCCCTGCGTGGCTACCGCCTGGTGGAAGTGCCCGAGGACCCGGCCCTGCGGGCGGAGCTGGCCCTACGGAGCGACGTCGAACTGGCGGCCATGCTGCGGGGACTGCGGCCGGAGCAGCACAACAGCACCGACCTGGCGGACCGACAGCGCACCATCCGCGCCATCGAGATCGCCCGCCACGAACAGGGGAGGCGCACGGCGCCCGAGCCGTTCCCCGCCATTCGCCCCCTGGTGATCGGCAT is a window from the Oryzomonas sagensis genome containing:
- the uvrC gene encoding excinuclease ABC subunit UvrC, which codes for MSLEDKIRQLPTSPGVYLMRDGKGVIIYVGKARNLRQRVRTYFGATGDGRYHVRFLVAKVADIEVMLTDTEKEALLLENTLIKQHHPRYNLDLKDDKTYFSLRLDPREEFPRFSIVRKVPRDGARYFGPYASASAAREVLRQITRMFPLRHYPLKTCMARKRPCLYHQIGQCSAPCHGLISVADYAALVEGAALFLEGKGKQLVAEFKRRMAEAAEALRYEEAARWRNLLRSIEVTVEKQKVVVRGGGDSDVVGYFRDGTRLEVALLFIRGGLLSGSRLFSLTWELDDAEGLSSFLHQFYGGETFIPEEILLPLAIEEAGTLAELLGETKGKKVAIAHPQRGLKRELVELAGKNAAAALRERDEAAASAEAVLEELRQRLHLARLPHRIECYDISTIQGRHSVGSGVAFTDARPDKAHYRRYRIRDVQGQDDFAMLAEVFSRRFREEKVAEAGLPDLVVVDGGIGQLNAAQEIVAGLGLTGRFDLVSLAKSRTARDAASATIEKSDERVFLPGRKNPVVLRQNSAPLLLLAAIRDEAHRFAIGYHRTLRGKEGLASGVEQIPGIGAKRRTALLRHFGSLQRLKEASVAEIAAVAGMNPTIAATVFAGLHGEEAAHD
- the miaA gene encoding tRNA (adenosine(37)-N6)-dimethylallyltransferase MiaA: MTDTPPFNLLTILGPTASGKTRLAVALAGEMNGEIISADSRQVFRGMDIGSGKDLHEYGAIPFHLIDILDAGEEFSVFAFQRLFIEAFESIAARGRLPLLCGGTGMYLDAALRGYRLVEVPEDPALRAELALRSDVELAAMLRGLRPEQHNSTDLADRQRTIRAIEIARHEQGRRTAPEPFPAIRPLVIGIRWERAELRRRITERLRQRLGSGMIEEVQRLHDGGIPWERLDYYGLEYRYVGMLLRGELTRNDLFQKLNSAIHDFAKRQETWFRRMEKNGVAIHWVDGAGDPLAEARRIVGERRE